AGTGCTATTGTATTTTCTTTGGATGTATTTGCAACATTTGAGATATTATTGCATAGGATCTACTTGTTATATACCCGAAGTAATATCCAAAGTATAGTGTTCTTTTCATCCTAATAGttgaacttttatttatggGTGAGTGTTCTTTCAATACAGTTATCTAAAATACATTATATTAAGAGTTTCATACCATTGATTATGCGTGTGTTTGCATTTGTCTAACCCTTCAGGTAAGTCTCGTTCAATTAATTTTCTACTatactcctttttttttgtgccCAAAAATTTTCCAAATTTGCATACTGCATATGAAAATGGCTTACTGCCAATCGGAAAATTCTAGCATATGTTGACGTATGCCATACATCaagttttttgaatattttagacCGTTAGATTTAATTAAAAGTTAAATATATCTGATGGTCAGAAATATTCAATAGTGGTGACCTGCTTACCAGGTAGCCTttataaatctttttttttttttttctttttcaaaattttgaattaCATATCTACaatgaaatttaaaaaacaaaaaccctaaattgaaaaaGAGGAGAAGACGAGGAAAAGAGGAAGAACGACATTTTGTTCATGTACAAAGCGAGAAAGAACGACCACTACAACTGGATGTTTTAATCAATAGTCAGGTACGTAGAATCCTTTAATTGCTGGTTTTAGGGAAGTTGAGCTTTGTTGGGAATTAGTTACATTTCTTGATTGCAGTGCCTTACAGATGAAACTAAGAGACAGGCCATAATATAAACGTGATTATAAGCTGCGATTACAAGACTTTGTAGTGGTAGGTTGCACCATTATCATCTAGATGATGggtttaggttttctgtttgTTCGTCTTCTccttttatgttgtttgatgcCAGACGTATTCCACCTTCTATGTAAGGTGTGGAGTGTGTTTCTGATTTCTTTGTactgttctctctctttttttttttttacaacaaaCTACAATCCGCATAGAGGTGGATTGGAACATTGGATACACACAACTAGTTCCAACAAACACAAGATTGTTTTCTACTCGGATCCAAGGCAGTATATCTTCCTAGCCTGATAActttgtttagggtttagggtttagcgCTATCATCACCAACGGTATATTCCCTTTCTGGGCTCtgcatcttcattttttttttttgggcttgtGATTTTGAAGTTGATGATCCGTGTATGCTTGGAAATTTTGATTGATTGTTAGTTGAATTTAGAGGTTATTGATCAGATTAGGGCTATTGGTTTCTGGGAAGTGACGGCGATACTTTAATGATTGGATTAGATCCTCTGAATTTAGGAAGCTGTAGTCTTTAATTGAGAGCAGGGACTTTTAATCCATGTACAGAGGAGGGAAGTGATGTTAGGCTGGAATTAAAATCGGGATTATTGAATCGAGGGGAGAATGAGAAAGGATAGAGCTTTATATACAATGATAAAACAGTTTCGAATTCATGAGGCGACTCTCGGCAAGAGGTCTTTAATCCTAGGCTATCAATGCCTTGAGTGGTCaaatattgttgcttttatATGTCCTGGCATGTAATTTCCCCAATTCCTTGTAACTGGCTGAGTAACAATCAAGAAAAGCAAGTTTATGTCACTTATAGACATTTGAGCATCACCGTTGTAAGGTCTACCTCTTGATATTAGATTTCTGTCATTCCTCACTTGTTGCTTGTTATTTTGCAGATGGTGTTGGAATTAACCCTCAGCAAAGTGCAGGTATGCCGATGCTTTATCTCTATTGCTCGAGATTCCCTTCTCCATTCAATTGTGTTCTAATGAAATTTTAGCTGCATTGTATTGCCCTACCACAGCAATTCCTTCCTCATAATTAGGCTTTGATATGACATAGTTCAATATCCCTTGCCACAAAAGGAGTGTACCTAGTATCTTGAGAAAAATGGGTGCGCTATAGTATGATGGAAATGGTTGTTGCTACACATACCTACACCCTTTGATTTGAATACACAGACAAATATCTAAAGGTATCCAGGCTCAGTCTACAATCAGAAGTCTCATTTCGTTGTTACAGACTTACAGTTGGCTTTTCATGGAGTCCACACAGACAATATCATTTATAATTTTCATACCCTTCACCAGAGATGATATCTTTGTATGATCCTACGCTAACATGTAGAAGAAGCTAAGCTTTAAGCATTCACCTCTTCAGAGCATCAAATGCTAGATCTTTCCCTCTACTATAAGTAACCTCCTGTGAAGTCGACTTTGATGCCAAAAACATATCCTTCAGCAACTTAGCTGTCTCATACTCTTTGTACTGTTATTGGTTCAATAGATTGCTTTGTATCCAAAAAAAATGTTTCTGATGATTCAATAGAGTCAATTATATAATCCATAGATAGTGAAACACAGATTAGTTTGTCATGgttgaccaaaaaaaagagtATTAGTTTGACATTCTATACCCCTCCAAGAAAAATAGCACACCATGTATGAAGCAGTTATGAAAATAACATAACGTTTTTCAAATTACTCAATCTTCACAATCACATGTTCGGTTAACAAGAGAGATGGAATAAATTATACAGCAACCAAGAACACCAGGTCCTACCAGCAATTTGAATCCAACTATAGCCATGAAAACGTTAGAAAGTAAAGCAGGTTTCAGcatcattttttctttattctacCAGTCTGGCCCCAAGTATATGCTAGCCTCTACCACATTTTGAAGATTTAGAATGGAGTAATTCAGTTTTAGATATTTATACATTGAATGAATGAGACCACGTCTGGTTTAATTTTCAACATACGTACACTTGCGCAATGGACCACGTCTGGTTTATAAAAACCATGAGGGATTGAGGACCACTTTTACGTCGAACTTGGCCGCATGCATGGTTTAATTTTCCAGAAACAATAATGCAGCTTCTCTTAACTTTGATCGTTCATAAGCTACCTTTATTACTGCAAATGCCGCTGTGAGGTCCTGATCGGCCTCGTGGCTCAAAGAATAAAGCTAAGAAATAACCAATAGCGCACAACTAGTTTCATTTTATCAGACTCTTTTGCAAGTTACATTTGGATGATGACAAACTAAAAGCCTTGTTTATCCAACATTCTATCGAACAGCATTCATACAAGGCTTTCCATGGATTATCTATTTGCATGAGATATGATGCGAACAAGCTGATGCAACAGTAGTCCAATAACATTAAACCACTATTCCACAAGTTAGAAGTTCAATATGCAACTAGTACTTCTTTCAGTTAGCAGTCCAATGCACGATTAGTAAAATGAGGATTCGAACATAATCTGACATAAATGCATCGTCAGAGTTCAATGGAAACTTGATCTTGGAATTGTGGAATTGCTTGGTACTTTCCCTCTTGCAAAGCTTAGCTGGGATCGTGGCAGTCTCGAtgatttggatgcaaggaaaccTGACCCTGTGGCGAGAAGCCATCTCAGTGCACATCTGATCCACAGCCCCATTCAGAGTGGTGTCACGGTACTCCTTGTACATGTTGTGATACCCTGTCCTACTTTGATACCTCAACCAAATACTGTAGTTCTCAACAACAGTAGGTTTCTTCTCCAACATCTGCacccaattccaaccaa
This portion of the Rosa chinensis cultivar Old Blush chromosome 1, RchiOBHm-V2, whole genome shotgun sequence genome encodes:
- the LOC112194065 gene encoding 60S ribosomal protein L18a-2; translated protein: MVALKFHQYQVVGRALPKDAEDTPKIYRMKLWHTNDVRAKSKFWYFLKKVKKVKKSNGQIVAINEMLEKKPTVVENYSIWLRYQSRTGYHNMYKEYRDTTLNGAVDQMCTEMASRHRVRFPCIQIIETATIPAKLCKRESTKQFHNSKIKFPLNSDDAFMSDYVRILILLIVHWTAN